The window TGGCTTCAAGTGGTAAAGTCTGGCCTGAGGGGGCTCTTGCCCGTGACCTTGGAAGGGAAGTACAGCCTGTCAGCACTCAGGGTGACTTGAGCCGACACGACCAGCAGCAGGCCTTCCTGTAGTACCAGTGAGAGCACAGCTTCACCTTCAGCACCAGCACGCAGTTGGCTGTCGCTTTGTCTTCACAGGCATCTTCTGGGGAACAGAAGCACACACAGAAGGGGTTAAGAAGGAGCTGGGCTTCCCCAACAGACAGCAAAGGGCTCCCAAGGGCTCGTCTGCCTCTCTGTCATACCTGGTGCCTCTGTGGGGCACGGCTGGAGTTGGCAGGTCTGCCTGGCTTCTGGTTTGGCAGTGGGGTCACAGCCCTGAGCCAGTGCTTCCCCCTGGTAGCACTTCACCTCACGCAGTCGCACACCAGCACCACATGTCTTGCTGCACTGTCAGGgtcaagaaagaagaaagagattgTGAGAggcattttaaattttcctcTAGCTCCCAAGTTCTTTCTTCTAGGGAgacctcccagtccctgcttcGAAGATTGCTCTTGAGGAGGTTTGGGTCAAATCCCACATGGATCTCAAACTTATGCTCCCTTTCCATTGCTGGAGAACAGCATCCCTGAgttggggctggggcagagcaagggaggagtttgctttcacctctTTGAAGTAACTCAGATTTTTGTTTGGAGTGTTGGTGCTGTGgcagaaaatggagaaaaaggctgCTGTGAGCCAGGCTCAGCTCCTCTGTCCTCCCATTCCCTAAATGCTCATCAGTTACCATCGTGCagaagcctggagaagaggaggctcagaggtgacctcagcactgtctacaactacctgaagggaagttctggccaggtgggggttggtctcttctcccaggcactcagcaataggacaagggggcacgggctcaagctctgccaggggaaattgaagatggagatcagaaaaaaattctttccagagagagtaatcaagcattggaatggcctgcccagagagggggtggattccccatccctggaggtttttcaactgagactggctgtggcactgagtgacatgatgtggtaaagggactggagttggaccaagggttggacttgatgatctcagaggtctttttcaacccaatccattctatgattttattctgTAGGAAAGCAGGGAAAGACAGAACATGGATTCTTGGAGGAGGAGGACATGGCTGTGTCCTGTATGCCTGCAGTGTGGTGCAGACTCTTGCCTGAGGCAATAATCCACAAGCTCCAAGGTTTCTCCAGCCTGCATGTGCCAGTCACTCAACCTGCTGCCTcgtctgcagcagagcagagctcagggtcCCATCCAGACCTAGCAGAGCCCTCAGCAGAACTGCCAGAGAGACTCAGCACAGGTCCTGCTCCAACAACCAGGGCTATGAGGCCTCCTCTCGCCATTCCTCACCACCCCCAGCCCTACCTGAGACCAAGAGGTCGTGAACCATGTTGAGCATGGCCTCCTGAAACAGGCAGCTTGTTCCTCAGGTTTCTGAGAGGCCTCACAGTGCTTTTCAGGGTACTCCCTGTACACGCCATTCTCCAGACCTGCACACAGCACGAGCCGGGTCTTCATCCCTCGCCCGCAGCTGGCATCACActgggaagggaacagagcagCCAGGTAAAAAAAGGatgctcagcagctgcagagcttcAGGTAAGATGGAATCCTGCTCAGGAGCAAAGTGCTTAATGCCTGTGCTAACACCAGTCTAATGGAGCCAAGTGCTGCCCAGGTCACAGGAGCAACAGGTGTCTGCGAATTtcccagggagagggacagatGCTGGTAATTAATTTTTAGCTGAGTTCACCTTGGCTGGCCTTGAGAGCAGCTGTCACGGGAGACCTGGAGCAGCCAAGGTAAGACTACAAGGGGCTGTTTCTGTCTTATTTTATGTGTTTCTATGTTCTCAAAAATCACATAGTAGCAACCTACATCTTGGAGTACAACAAGCTTTGTGTGGGCCCAAGGGGACTCAAGTGGTGCACTGCGGGTGATGCACATGGACAAGTACTGCTGAGCCCAAAGCTATGCAGGCTTAGCTGGGAGGGCTTGCTCCCTTAGGACACCACAGGAGAATACAGCAGAAGGCAGGATCTGCTCCCTGATGCCCATGGAAGCAGTTGCCAGTTTGAGATTTCACTGCTTTGTGCCTTTTTTCAccactgcagagccagcacGGCTGGTTTGCATCTGTCCTTAGTCATCCTGTGAACTCAGAGCTCATCAGCTGAGGGAACATGGCAAAGAAGCTGGCACAGGCAAAGGTGGGGAGCTCAGCTGGTCTTTCAGCTCTGCTTGAGTTTACTAGCCTGCACACAGCTGAAAATTACACTGCAGGACTGTGCATGAACCACACCAAGAGCCAGAGCAGAGGTGGGTTATGGAACCATCATGGGTCCCCAGGTTTAACCAGTCTGTGCTTGTTACCACTGTGAGGGGAGACTCAACTGAATGTAATCAGCAGCTATAAAAGTAGCAAAGCGAAAACAGAGGTTTAGCTATGCCTGGAGAGGAAAGGCCTTGGCTGCTTCCCTTGTTTCCTAGAAGCCTCCTTAGTGCTTTAGGAACCCCTTCAAAGAAAAAGCCCAAGCCCTACAACTGATTCAATGTGTCCTTCTGGATGCACTGGCATTTGGATCAGCTTGAATGGGAAAACCTGAAGTCTTCAGGCCTTGAGCAACACAAAGACTGGAAGGAGATGGGCAGAGATTGATTGTTTCATAGAATGGGGCACCTGGACCATGTTCACTGGACTCTTAATTCCTGAGGCAAGTACACAGCTGTGGTCTGGACGTGACTTTCAGGGCAGGGATTTGGGCTGTGTTTCAGATCTACCTCCAGTTGTTATTTATCAGAGATGggaatgtttcatttcagtttttctctttagtGGCAGGTCCAAAATCTTTTGTAGGGGGTGAGTGCAGGTTCTGGGAAAGCTCTGCGGAGGTGTCTGCCACTGCCAGCTGGGAGCCAGGTGTGAGAGGAGGACACTTTCCTTAGGACATTGCTGCCCTCCAATGGAGGttcctgggaaggcagcaaatgCCACAAACTTTGGGGTGGTCTATGGCATACAGAAGGGACAAGCTGGGCTATTCTCTAGTCCTTCCCTCTTTCTAAAAGGAGTTAGGACAAGGGTAGAGCTCCATGGCTGGATGTCACACTATACAACTTTGCTCTGCCAAGGGAACCAGGCTCCCACCATGTCCTAAGGGATACAGGGTGGAAAGGAGGGCTGAGGACACAGGGCTGGCTTTACCTGGTCCCACTCCTGCTCCACCCAATGTGCAGGGCAGTTCTTGTCTCCACAGGGATGGACAGCCAGGGGCTTGGTGGCTGGGTCACACTGGGAGCTGGAGATCACCTTGCCCTCCAGGTTGCGACATGCGATGAAGCGGCTCATGCGTCCCTCGCCACACGAACCTGAGCACTTGGAGGAATAAAGGGCATTTAGACACATCAGAAAGCAGGAGATGGAGAGCTCAGGGTTGGTGGTGCCAGGATAGCTGAGTCCAGAGTCCAGCCCTGCCACTGGCACTGGACCCATCTGGTCAGGGGCTTCCATTCTCCAGGTGCCATGAGCTTTACAAGTTATTCAACGGAGTTCACATCACAGTTAACCAAAATTTACAGCAGAGAGAGGTAAGAATACAGATTATTCTGGTTTCTTTCACTTGGCCTCTGCCAGAAGAAAGCGAAAAGGGAGCTGCAGCATGTCTGCCCACCCGctccctcccaccagccctgggagcaAGGAGAAGCAGCCCCTCTGGACTCACCGGGCCCCAGTCCGAGGCGGTCCAGCGGCGGTCGCAGGGAGGCCCTGTGCACACCTTCTCACTGCTGGGCTTCTGGGACTCATcacacagggacacctccaCGGAGCAGCGCACCTCCCGCCTCATCGTCCCCTGTGTGCCACACCGGGCCGAGCACTGCAGGAGGCACACGGAGTCAGCCCCAGGTtcaggagcagagaggaagcCTGGGAAGGgagctgtgtctcctcctgctgcactaggagagaggggaaggtcccagcaggaagagaaaaaggtgGGTCTGTCTCTCTTTGCTGCTCATTGATTTTGAGCTCCAACACTTCGATGTTGAATTGCTGTTTAAAGTCACTGGGCCACAACCCCAGCAGTGAAAATTGGGAAATCAATCAAAGGGACTTCAATTgggttttaatttctgtgtatttctgtgGTATTGTTTCCCCATTTTCCCTCAGTTAGAGAGAATTGTTTGGATCCTCTGGAAGAGGAAGGCAAAGCCTCTTGCTGGCAATGCCTTGCTTGAGAAATGACctcagaaaaaatgttttgtaatggcctttgctgagcagtgccagggcaggggagctgTGGATAAAGGCAGTCCTTGTTTCCCAGGGATGCAGTTGGTCAGAGGCTTTCTCAGCACCCAACATCTGTCACCCACCTTCCTCCagaccccatcccatccctggctCCTCCTCACCTCCTGGAGCAAAGCTCTCCAACTGCCTACCTCGGACCACTCAGAGAGCTCCCACTGGGGCCCACAGGCCTTGTTCTTGCAGGCTTTCCTCTCCATGGGCCTGGCCAGCCCAGCTGCCTCGCAGAGGTCGTCATACACGGAGCTGTCGAAGCCTGGGGCCAGCATCTTCCAGCAGCGCACGGTGCGGTACTGGGAGCCCTCCCCGCAGGTCCGCGAGCACTCGCTCCACCGGCTGGTCTCCCACCTCAACGAGCAGCACGCGGGGGAAAAGCACAGAGGGAAACCCAGGTAAGGGGGACAAGGGACATGAGGTGGGAGGACTATGCCTGCACGCCTGGGGACCCCCtcacccagcagctgctgctatGAATCTGCTCATcacatatagaatcatagaatccactgggttggaaaagacctccgagatcatcaagtccaacccttggtccaactccagtccctttaccagatcatggcactcagggccacggccaacctcagttgaaaaacctccagggatggggaatccaccccctctctgggcagcccattccaatgcctgagcactctctctgcaaagaagttttttctgatctccaacttcaatttcagtccctggcagagcttgagcccgtgcccccttgtcctattgctgagtgtctgggagaagagaccaaccctcacctggccagaacttcccttcagggagttctagacagtgctgaggtcatctctgagcctcctcttctccaggctaaacacccccagctccctcagcctctccccacagcacttgtgctccagtcccttctccagcctcgttgctcttctctggccctgctccagcccctcaatctctttcctcaactgaggggcccagaactgaacacaacactcaaggtgtggcctccccaaggcagagtccaggggaagggtcactgctctggtcctgctggccatgctatttttgatacaggacaggatatATGTCTGTGTTATGGCAATGCTGGTCTTGCAACCAGCTTTGCAGTTTAGATCCTGaattccttccctctttttGCTTACAAAGGGATACAGGGACTTAGTTTAAGCACCAGAACGGCTGTGTAGTTTGAGCAGAAAATGATCCTTACAAAGATGTGTTGTCCCCATGGCCAGCTGATGCCATTTCCACTCACCTGGGCTGGCAATCTCTGCCTGTGCAAAACTCATGAGTGGGTTCTGGTCGGGTCAGGGCGTCACAGTACGATTCGTCCACTTCCACTCCGTCGTACCGCACACACATCGCGTACGAGGTGCTGATACCTGCTGGGCAAGCAACACCCTCTCTCAGTCGTGCTCAGACCCACAAACCTCCTCCCACCATCATTAAATAACTGGAGTTCTCGCTGCACCTGAAACTCTACCTGCCGTGTAAAACATACCAGGATTCTCTCCATCACTGACCCAAAAGGACCTCACGTGATCAGTCACTGGAAGCCAAACCTACCTGACgtgcaggtggagctgcagggagcatAAGCTGAGACTTTCCACCGATACATGTCAGCCAAGCTGATGTCATCGTGGCCCACAGGGCTTATATCGAATTCATTGCTGTGGAAAAAAGAGGTGGGGTGAGctaaaattggaaaaaattgCTGCAAACATAAAATACAGGGAAATTCTTCCTCATTGTCTTTGAAGATGGGAAGAAATGCAGTGTTTCTGTTGTACATCTCCCCcaccctgggcaaggcagaCCACTGATGAACAGAGAGGGTAAAGCCTTGATCCTGAATTCAACTAGCAAAGAGGAAGCATCATTCATGGTGAGTCTTGTGCATATTATGGACTTTCAACCATGTGAGTGCCCCCAACCTCAGCTCATACTATCACCTTGAGAGGCatgatttaggttggaaaggagaGCTCAAGCAAGGTCCCACTCATATAATATAATATGGTGGGGAGATTTCATGTGGCTtgccagaaatatttaaaagttgGCCCTCTGTCCAGACTTTTGGATCTGATGGAACTTGACTGAGAGAGGGTCCTGCTTGCCCAGTCCTGTACACTCCAGTTTACAGAAGTTTTAGAATTTTATGTGCCCAGAAAAATGGGACAGGAGGGTCATGATGTGGTAAATGTGTGTATGTGGCGTGCTATGGACTCCTGGCCTTCTTTACAGTCACATCAGTGTTGGCCCTGTAGACCTTCAGAACCCATTTAAATGGAACCTGTAACATGTTTGGGAGCTTCATGTCAGACCAGCAGTGACAATCCGTCTTTGGATAGACACTGGTGAACGAGGACAGCAGGGACTGGCTTGACCCTCCCTCTCCAGGTATCCATGCCCCTGTGTTGCCCAGGAGATCAAGTGCCACCTTTCAGTGCCAGGGGCTCGCAGAGGCTCTGCCTGGCTGATGTCCATGGTTGGGCTGGCACCTCGCAGAGGGCTCTCCACGGAGGTCGCCATGCTGTAGTTGGCTGCTTCCCTCTGGCTCCCAGCAAACACCTCCACCTTCAAGTCCTCCAGTGAGTTTTTAGGGGCTGGCGCTTTGTGGAGGCCCTGTGGCCACTgggcagctgccccagcccataGCCCAGCTGAGGAGTTCCTTGGGGCCAGCCTGGCTGCCAGGTGCTGCAGCTCCCTACACAAGGCAGTGTTGTGAGGGTCTCTGTGGCACAGTCGCCTGAAGAGACGCAGCCTGGAGGATGCTACGTGACTGTTCTCCGAGAGCTGGGGTCTCCTCATGCTGtagggcacagctgtgctgatgGAGATTTGGTTGAACctgagagctggaaaaaaatacagggaTCCTTTTATTATACTGGATGACTCGTGCCAttaagcaaggaaaaaaacattcagtATTTGGCCCCACAATCATAAATTGCCACCAGGAAGCACCAACAGGCCTTTCTTACCCTGCCCAACCTCTCACTCTGTCTGCTCTGGAGCTACATTTAAGCTCAAGTCTGGGCCTTCAGTCCTGGCCTGAGCAATGTTGTAGGTGTGCTTTGTTCGTGAATTGCTGTTTGGCTCTCCAGATTGACCTGAGATTTGATTGTCACCTGATGATTGCTGGACTGTTGCtgggtcctgctgctgtcactgccctgcctgccaAGCTCAGGTGCTGAGGGACTGCCATCCCTGATCTGTATTGTGGCCAccctctcccagctcccctTCCCTCACAGACCTACCATCCCTTGCTGCTCCCCAACAGTCTCCACCCCACTATTAACCATCATCCCACTTGCCTGCACTGATGATAAAGCCACCTTAGATTTCAATACCAGTGTGGGATGCCTGCTTTCAATCaatgaaaacagcagaaggaaaaacaaagcaaccaaCCCAACTCTGTTTTTCCACCagttgctgctgcttcctcctcctcttcctctcctgctgTGTTTGCATGGTAGCTCTGTCTGATCTGGAAGTCATACTTCTCCTTCTCTTCACCTTgttcccagccccagtcccgGGTCTCACTGGTGGAGTTGGTCTGGAAGAAGTGAGGGTGACCGAAGTCTAAATCTTCATGCCCTTCTCGGAGAGGAAGCTGTTCACTGGTGTCATCTGGTGACAGGGAGAGCCATGTGGCATTGAAgtcctgggcagctctggagtTGGCTGGCACGGGCTGGTTCTGGCTGGTCTCTGGTAGGTGATGATAGAGAGGTCTGGGTAGAGCAGGGGCTGCTGTTCGCAGGGGCGGCATCCGTGGCACGGTGTAGTCATAAGTTATGTGTGGCATTTTCCCATTAAAGTTATAGTACTGGaggaaacagagaaaggaaaaactgctttcattttaagaaTATGTGTTTCCCCATTAGCCTTTCCTAGCCACATCCATGTGGCGATGGATACTGAGAGGAGGCAGCATCCCCATAAATTCAAGAGAACTCCTTCTTGCCAAGACTATCtgacttcatagaatcatagaatcgattgggctggaaaagacctccgagatcatcaagtccaacccttggtccaactccagtccctttaccagatcatggcactcagggccacggccaagctcagttgaaaaacctccagggatggggaatccaccccctctctaggcagcccattccaatgcctgagcactctctctgcaaagaatttttttctgctctccaacttcaatttcccctggcagagcttgagcccatcgtgcccccttgtcctattgctgagtgcctgggagaagagaccaacccccacctggccagaacttcccttcagggagttccagacagtgctgaggtcacctctgagcctcctcttctccaggctaaacacccccagctccctcagcctctccccacagcacttgtgctccagtcccttctccagcctcgttgctcttctctggccccgctccagcccctcaatctcttgcctcaactgaggggcccagaactgaacacaacacttcaaggtgtggcctccccaaggcagagtccaggggaagggtcactgccctgggcctgctggccacgctggtttTGATACAGGAGAGGACTTCCTCGGCCACCTACACATGTGGGTTTGGCTGGGAACAGGGTTGTACTCCTTTTGTCTGAAGGAAGAAGGCAAGACAGGAAAGCCTAAAACCAGCTTCTCACATACCATGGCATTCAGAGACTGGTTAGTGGGCCCATGAGCCATGATGTACTCCAGCCCATCCGAGTTCAGGCTCGAGGGCCGCCGATACTTGAAGATGGTTCCAGCTACCCTGAAGTTCTGGGGGTTGTCAATGGCAGAGTTGCCGTTGAAGAAGAAATGCCCAGATTCATCTGCAAGTGctgcaaagagagagaaaacacaaatgtgACACTGTGGAACACCAGGGCTGCACTGGCAATGAGGACAGAAAACAGCACATCAACACAGAaagcccagcagaaaaagaacacCACACCCTGCCCATAGTGGGCTTGGGTTCCAAATGTCTCTCCTGCTAGTGGagaagtggcagccttggcttATGGAGAGGTGAAGCAACCCTGTGTTACATTGAAGGAAATGCTCACAGGTGAGAATGTACAGAGCCCCCTCCTACCTCCCAGGCAGCTGAACTGGGATCTCCACATCCATCCAGCTCCTCTGCTTACCTaagatgttttctgttttcctgcgCTCAATGATGAGGATATCTGTGGCACCAGCAGGGATGTTGGTGATGAACACATAACCTGAGGACCAGAACAGAGGGTTAGGAGACCCTGAGGACAGAATAAAAAGGTCTGGGTGGGAAAATCAGCTCATGGGAAAAGTGTGTTTGTAAGGGGGCAGCGCTGCCC of the Pithys albifrons albifrons isolate INPA30051 chromosome 10, PitAlb_v1, whole genome shotgun sequence genome contains:
- the LOC139676245 gene encoding ADAMTS-like protein 2; this translates as MLCFCQDSSEAADGAGPWDEEVTKWWGEWSSWSTCSRSCGGGVMSRERHCLRQRLQMPQGANSTMCVGQAKHYQLCQQQPCPANTASFKQQQCSSFNAKAFGKHYYHWMPLYPDDYTSISNKPCDLQCTTRSGERQLMARAQDGTSCKDRTYQGVCINGKCEPVGCDGSLYSPQTMDRCRVCGGDGSTCHRVSGSFRRAVSQIGYVFITNIPAGATDILIIERRKTENILALADESGHFFFNGNSAIDNPQNFRVAGTIFKYRRPSSLNSDGLEYIMAHGPTNQSLNAMYYNFNGKMPHITYDYTVPRMPPLRTAAPALPRPLYHHLPETSQNQPVPANSRAAQDFNATWLSLSPDDTSEQLPLREGHEDLDFGHPHFFQTNSTSETRDWGWEQGEEKEKYDFQIRQSYHANTAGEEEEEEAAATGGKTELALRFNQISISTAVPYSMRRPQLSENSHVASSRLRLFRRLCHRDPHNTALCRELQHLAARLAPRNSSAGLWAGAAAQWPQGLHKAPAPKNSLEDLKVEVFAGSQREAANYSMATSVESPLRGASPTMDISQAEPLRAPGTESNEFDISPVGHDDISLADMYRWKVSAYAPCSSTCTSGISTSYAMCVRYDGVEVDESYCDALTRPEPTHEFCTGRDCQPRWETSRWSECSRTCGEGSQYRTVRCWKMLAPGFDSSVYDDLCEAAGLARPMERKACKNKACGPQWELSEWSECSARCGTQGTMRREVRCSVEVSLCDESQKPSSEKVCTGPPCDRRWTASDWGPCSGSCGEGRMSRFIACRNLEGKVISSSQCDPATKPLAVHPCGDKNCPAHWVEQEWDQCDASCGRGMKTRLVLCAGLENGVYREYPEKHCEASQKPEEQAACFRRPCSTWFTTSWSQCSKTCGAGVRLREVKCYQGEALAQGCDPTAKPEARQTCQLQPCPTEAPEDACEDKATANCVLVLKVKLCSHWYYRKACCWSCRLKSP